The stretch of DNA AGCCGTTCAATTGGGTTTCGAAGACAAGCCGCGACGCCTTGCCCCTCGCTCAGAGCGAGGTCATGTCGCCAAGCTTGACAGCAAGCGTGCAAAGAAACGCACTGAAGCTGGTGTTGAGCTAGTCGAAAAGGCAGGGTGCGAGCCACAGCGATTCATTCGCGAGTTCCGTGGCGAATCTGACTTAAGCGTTGGCAACCAAGTGACCGTTGACGTATTCGAAGGTGTCACCCGAGTTGACATCACCGGAACGAGCAAAGGTCGCGGTTACGCCGGTGTCATGAAACGGCACAATTTCTCTGGGCAGCGAGCTTCGCACGGTGTCAAAAAGGTCCACCGTCACGCCGGGGGCACTGGCTGCAGTGCTTCGCCGAGCCGTGTGTTCAAAGGTCGCCGCATGGCCGGCCAGTATGGAAACGCAAAAGTCACGACGCGAAATCTGGAACTCGTCAAAATTGTCCCCGAGGACAATTTGCTGCTGATCCGGGGTGCAGTCCCCGGACCAAACGGCGGCTTGGTTTCGATTCGTCAAACGAACAAGGTGAAATAAG from Roseiconus lacunae encodes:
- the rplC gene encoding 50S ribosomal protein L3 encodes the protein MTQIYKEDGSVVPVTVVQAGPCNVLQIRSLERDGYAAVQLGFEDKPRRLAPRSERGHVAKLDSKRAKKRTEAGVELVEKAGCEPQRFIREFRGESDLSVGNQVTVDVFEGVTRVDITGTSKGRGYAGVMKRHNFSGQRASHGVKKVHRHAGGTGCSASPSRVFKGRRMAGQYGNAKVTTRNLELVKIVPEDNLLLIRGAVPGPNGGLVSIRQTNKVK